A single region of the Microbulbifer sp. MKSA007 genome encodes:
- a CDS encoding zinc-dependent metalloprotease family protein — translation MNLKKSLAAAIAALTVSGAASADTVDIAIMYTAPAAEYTGDISAKIDNYISYANNSFSRNGIDIQLNLVDTWQASSSDFRVNEETLDLITFHNTVNNWRSSEKADMVVFLGKAEETVIDGNTYITCGIAWVGQGSNGTMYSSAKERAYSVTGVDCGYNTFVHELGHNMGLVHSTKQGDTSGGVYSYGMGHGVDNKFSTIMAYPWRYGENVTQYDWFSDPDWYECGGLACGERSNGVDVSNAYRALGPITDDLSGYY, via the coding sequence ATGAACCTGAAGAAAAGCCTGGCTGCTGCTATTGCAGCACTGACCGTTTCTGGCGCTGCGAGTGCCGATACTGTCGATATCGCTATTATGTACACTGCACCAGCTGCGGAGTATACCGGTGATATCTCAGCCAAAATCGATAACTATATCAGCTATGCCAACAATTCCTTTTCAAGGAATGGTATTGATATCCAGTTGAACCTGGTAGACACCTGGCAAGCTTCCAGTTCAGATTTTCGTGTAAACGAAGAGACCCTGGACCTGATTACCTTCCACAACACTGTGAATAACTGGCGATCCTCTGAAAAGGCGGATATGGTGGTTTTCCTGGGTAAAGCTGAAGAAACCGTAATCGACGGCAATACTTACATTACCTGTGGTATTGCCTGGGTTGGACAGGGTAGCAATGGCACCATGTACTCCAGCGCAAAAGAGCGTGCTTACAGCGTAACTGGCGTTGACTGTGGTTATAACACCTTCGTTCACGAGCTGGGCCACAATATGGGTCTGGTTCACTCAACCAAGCAGGGTGATACCTCTGGTGGCGTTTACTCTTACGGTATGGGTCACGGTGTAGACAACAAGTTCTCTACCATCATGGCTTACCCTTGGAGATACGGCGAAAACGTTACCCAGTACGATTGGTTCTCTGATCCTGACTGGTACGAGTGTGGTGGCTTGGCCTGTGGTGAGCGCTCAAACGGCGTAGACGTTTCAAACGCTTACCGTGCTCTCGGTCCTATCACTGATGATCTCTCTGGTTACTACTAA
- a CDS encoding DUF4870 domain-containing protein, whose amino-acid sequence MEDYRPWDMELNTFIMLLHLSQLAWIVIPGAGFVLPIIMWATTRDRSQEIDKHGKMIFNWMLSLLIYSIISVIMIFFVIGILGLIALAIINVIFIVIGAIRANEGLFWRYPLSIRFFG is encoded by the coding sequence ATGGAAGATTATCGCCCTTGGGATATGGAACTAAATACCTTCATAATGCTGCTTCATCTAAGTCAATTGGCTTGGATCGTAATTCCTGGTGCTGGTTTTGTTTTACCCATTATTATGTGGGCAACAACAAGGGACCGCTCTCAAGAAATCGATAAACACGGCAAGATGATATTTAACTGGATGTTAAGCCTGCTTATCTATTCTATAATTTCCGTCATAATGATATTTTTTGTTATCGGTATTTTGGGGCTGATTGCATTAGCAATAATCAATGTTATATTTATTGTGATTGGTGCAATCCGGGCCAATGAAGGCCTATTCTGGCGCTACCCACTCAGTATTCGGTTTTTTGGTTAA
- a CDS encoding metallophosphoesterase family protein, with protein MRIAVLSDIHSNIYALDAIVADLKKRGADLTVNLGDILYGPIAPRLTYERLMEQGYTTIRGNQDRQIYEATPTEIESNPTLQFILKDLGVEPLLWMKQLPPSLQITDEVFLCHGTPSSDLIYLLEDTSSGRPQIRSNHEILNLLGKIPSKVILCGHTHQPRCISVSSGQLVLNPGSAGLPAYTDSEPQPHIMETFSPHASYALIERSKNGAWSAEFFKVSYDTDKAARAAIAQGRDDWGFYLSTGRAS; from the coding sequence ATGCGAATAGCGGTCCTGTCTGACATCCATAGCAATATTTATGCCCTCGATGCCATTGTTGCTGATCTAAAAAAGAGAGGCGCCGATCTAACGGTGAACCTGGGTGATATTTTATATGGCCCTATTGCGCCACGACTCACCTATGAACGCTTAATGGAGCAAGGTTACACGACTATTCGCGGTAATCAGGACCGGCAAATATATGAAGCCACACCTACCGAAATAGAAAGCAACCCAACCCTGCAATTTATTCTGAAAGACCTTGGTGTTGAACCACTATTATGGATGAAGCAGTTACCACCCAGCTTACAAATCACCGATGAAGTCTTTCTTTGCCATGGAACACCCAGTAGTGACCTCATATATCTGCTAGAAGATACCAGCAGCGGCCGCCCCCAGATACGTTCCAACCATGAAATCCTCAACCTCCTTGGAAAGATTCCCTCAAAAGTCATTCTATGTGGGCATACACATCAACCACGCTGTATCTCTGTCAGTAGTGGCCAGCTGGTCTTAAATCCAGGCAGCGCTGGGCTACCTGCTTATACTGACAGTGAACCGCAACCCCATATTATGGAAACCTTTAGCCCCCATGCGAGTTACGCCCTGATAGAGAGAAGCAAAAATGGAGCCTGGAGCGCAGAATTTTTTAAGGTAAGTTATGACACAGATAAAGCTGCCCGAGCTGCTATTGCGCAAGGGAGAGATGACTGGGGTTTTTATCTGTCAACCGGAAGAGCCAGCTAG
- a CDS encoding LysE family translocator yields the protein MIDLSILPAFLIAAIVLAASPGPDLLLISAYSSARGFTAGAMISLGIFTAGMVQTALVALGLGHIMQTMPLVALVVKLVGAVYLAWLGLSLLRNWRSNKVTKNNQPDTVVLSATQLIARGLLNNLMNPKALLFFSLFLPQFTVPSQAITTQILVLGVLLSITALAFNTLVSLSFSKLGKSLATQANIQRHLDGFLGVIFLGLASRLAFDR from the coding sequence ATGATCGACCTCAGTATTTTACCCGCCTTCTTGATCGCAGCGATTGTTCTAGCGGCCTCCCCTGGTCCTGACCTACTGTTAATATCTGCTTACTCTTCGGCTCGCGGATTTACTGCAGGAGCAATGATCTCATTGGGCATTTTTACTGCCGGGATGGTGCAAACGGCGCTAGTTGCTCTCGGACTCGGACATATTATGCAGACGATGCCTCTGGTAGCACTGGTAGTAAAACTGGTAGGCGCCGTATATTTAGCTTGGCTTGGATTGTCACTCCTTCGCAATTGGCGTTCAAATAAAGTGACAAAAAATAACCAACCAGATACCGTGGTTCTGTCGGCAACACAGCTGATCGCCCGGGGCTTACTCAACAACCTAATGAACCCCAAAGCCCTACTTTTCTTTAGCCTTTTCCTGCCTCAATTTACCGTGCCATCCCAAGCAATCACGACCCAAATCCTTGTATTGGGCGTACTCTTAAGCATTACAGCGCTGGCTTTTAACACCCTGGTATCTCTATCGTTTAGCAAGCTGGGAAAATCTCTTGCTACACAGGCCAATATTCAGCGGCACCTGGATGGTTTTCTTGGAGTTATTTTCCTCGGCTTGGCCTCTCGCCTGGCTTTTGACCGCTGA
- a CDS encoding FAD-dependent monooxygenase has protein sequence MSHIDRVLVVGAGPTGLAAACALSFYGIKCRIVERRSKPSELSRAVGIFPCTIRRLLKVGVSDNLVSEAMRLCKVQYLQAGRPLLFLDNRGDAYKEYVGFGLPQNRTEEILKDALLTQGVVVEYGIAATEVGSSEHRVEVTLSDGSVECFDWLIAADGVHSTIREKLGIPFPGIDLPQPWGVADVDTEEKCDPDLISVDIQKPGNQFTIVLPMGKQRLRVVATQPDALAALHQPLNISNIRRSGSFQISIRQAKSYRSQRVLLVGDAAHCHSPVGGKGMNLGIADAIAAVDAIINGTVDSYSDERHKIGAATIRKTEIIRRIISSNAWVNIELVRILAKLIVTFPVVRHAYIQNLTKL, from the coding sequence GTGAGCCATATAGACCGGGTGTTAGTGGTTGGTGCGGGTCCAACGGGGTTGGCGGCAGCTTGTGCTTTGTCTTTCTATGGAATCAAATGCCGAATAGTTGAACGCCGTAGCAAGCCCAGTGAACTCTCTCGGGCAGTCGGTATTTTTCCCTGCACCATCAGGCGCCTTCTTAAGGTTGGTGTTTCAGATAATTTGGTCTCTGAGGCGATGCGACTCTGCAAAGTTCAATATCTTCAAGCGGGTAGGCCGCTGTTATTTTTGGACAACCGGGGCGATGCATATAAAGAGTATGTGGGCTTTGGGTTACCGCAAAATCGCACTGAGGAGATCTTGAAGGACGCTCTGCTCACGCAGGGTGTTGTAGTTGAATACGGTATTGCCGCTACTGAGGTGGGCTCTAGTGAGCACAGAGTGGAAGTCACCCTGTCTGACGGCAGTGTCGAATGCTTTGACTGGTTAATTGCTGCTGACGGAGTTCATTCAACAATTCGTGAAAAGCTGGGCATTCCCTTTCCGGGTATAGATTTGCCACAACCCTGGGGGGTTGCTGATGTGGACACAGAGGAGAAGTGTGACCCTGACTTGATTAGTGTAGATATTCAGAAGCCCGGCAATCAATTTACGATTGTTTTGCCCATGGGGAAGCAGCGATTAAGAGTAGTTGCTACCCAGCCAGATGCATTAGCAGCCTTACATCAACCGTTAAACATCAGTAATATCCGCCGTTCCGGTAGTTTTCAAATTTCCATTCGCCAGGCGAAAAGTTATCGCTCCCAGCGCGTACTTTTAGTGGGAGATGCCGCTCACTGCCATTCTCCGGTAGGTGGTAAAGGTATGAACCTGGGTATTGCCGATGCGATAGCTGCGGTTGATGCCATTATAAACGGCACAGTAGATAGTTATTCTGATGAGAGGCATAAAATAGGCGCGGCGACTATCCGGAAGACAGAAATTATTAGACGAATTATTAGTTCAAATGCCTGGGTGAATATAGAGTTGGTTCGTATTCTGGCAAAGCTTATTGTAACTTTCCCTGTAGTGCGACATGCCTATATCCAAAACCTGACAAAGCTCTAA
- a CDS encoding phytanoyl-CoA dioxygenase family protein gives MGQHIPQIEKKHGRWSIDYAGLYQALRLKPFRELIRKPQISQRLASLLGHEVLCWRSQFFHKLPGTDETPWHQNATFREAGKYAKLQPTQETSPAIIQLNAWVALTDSTPENGCLRILAGSFTDARIDYLYNFTPNNKIFYLSLLPLSPVYLYHAVKVAFYGRTFNKSALVLFTALKLIGEDFFDQFEVKDIKMKAGECLIFSSLNMHASYPNSSKTQGRFSFVARCTANHVKVAPYGKDMYSTDEGLIEYDIPDVSTFQVYGNDTYGYNKILKE, from the coding sequence TTGGGGCAGCATATTCCCCAAATAGAGAAGAAACATGGACGCTGGTCAATAGACTATGCGGGATTGTACCAAGCACTGCGACTTAAGCCATTTCGGGAGTTGATCCGAAAGCCCCAAATATCCCAACGTCTCGCCAGCCTTCTCGGACATGAAGTTTTGTGTTGGCGCAGCCAGTTCTTTCATAAATTACCAGGAACCGACGAAACCCCTTGGCACCAAAATGCAACTTTTAGAGAGGCCGGGAAATATGCGAAGTTACAACCTACTCAAGAAACTTCTCCAGCAATAATCCAACTAAATGCTTGGGTTGCTCTCACAGATTCCACCCCCGAAAATGGATGTTTGCGGATACTGGCAGGCTCCTTTACCGACGCCAGGATCGACTATCTTTATAATTTTACGCCCAATAACAAGATATTCTACTTATCCTTACTACCCCTGTCGCCAGTTTATCTATACCACGCAGTAAAGGTCGCTTTTTATGGAAGGACGTTTAACAAAAGTGCTCTTGTCCTATTTACTGCTCTCAAGTTGATTGGAGAAGATTTCTTTGACCAGTTCGAAGTAAAGGATATTAAGATGAAGGCTGGAGAGTGCTTGATTTTCTCATCATTAAACATGCATGCCTCATACCCAAACAGCAGTAAGACTCAAGGGCGATTTTCCTTTGTAGCAAGATGCACTGCTAACCACGTAAAAGTAGCCCCTTATGGCAAGGACATGTATTCAACTGACGAGGGTTTAATTGAATATGATATTCCCGACGTCAGCACTTTCCAGGTCTACGGCAATGATACCTATGGCTACAACAAAATCCTTAAGGAATAA